The Kluyvera intermedia genome window below encodes:
- the recB gene encoding exodeoxyribonuclease V subunit beta: protein MTETAESLDPLRLPLFGERLIEASAGTGKTFTIAALYLRLLLGLGGEAAYPRPVNVEELLVVTFTEAATEELRGRIRSNIHELRVACLRNATDNPLYASLLAEIDDLQQAASVLLLAERQMDDAAVFTIHGFCQRMLSLNAFESGMLFEQQLIEDESQLRYQACADFWRRHCYPLDREIAQVIVESWKGPQDLLKSIDRYLQGEAPQLKMPISNTETLESRHQQILTQISEIKQRWLTHVAELDALLENSAIDRRKFNRGNQGKWIDKITAWAQEESKNYQLPDALEKFSQSFLASRTKAGGEVPTHPLFSAIEHLLASPLTLNDLVIAQAMTEIREAVAQEKRRRGELGFDDMLSRLDEALHGDSGDALAAAIRQRFPVAMIDEFQDTDPQQYRIFRRIWRQQPETALLLIGDPKQAIYAFRGADIFTYMRARGDVAAHYTLDTNWRSAPGMVESVNRLFGLVDNPFMFRDIPFLPVKSASKNASLRFEVDGENQPAMNLWLMPGEGISAGDYQNFMAGQCAAQIRDWLTGGQRGTALLWRGDKAQPVQASDITVLVRNRQEASLIRDALNALAIPSVYLSNRDSVFETPEAQELLWVLQAVLTPERENALRSALATAMFGLNARDIEQLNQDENAWDALVEEFTEYRNTWLRRGVMPMLRALMSARSIAENLLATHGGERRLTDILHLSELLQEAATQLESEHALVRWLNQQVAEPDTNASSQQMRLESDKHLVQIVTIHKSKGLEYPLVWLPFIARFRKQNQAFYHDRNSFAAVLDLNESDESLELAEAERLAEDLRLLYVALTRAVWHCSLGIAPLTARRSDKPTDTELHHSAPGRLLQKGEVLDAAGLEACLRALCDEHIALTLATPPDDTRWQPTQAAMPELAARQVLRRVLDDWRVTSYSGLQQRGHSVAQDLLPRLDIDAVGTGETLPELELTPHNFPRGASPGTFLHSLFEDLDFTQPISPEWMQEQLQNNGFGEHWEPVLTAWISQVLEAPLADTGIALNQLSAREKQVEMEFYLPIETTLDARALDALTRRYDPLSAGCPELDFRQVRGMLKGFIDLVFRHDGRYYLLDYKSNHLGDSGEAYTQQAMAQAMQSHRYDLQYQLYSLALHRYLRHRLADYDYERHFGGVIYLFLRGVDGDAGQQGIFTTRPDRELITAMDALFAGVEQEMDA from the coding sequence ATGACCGAAACCGCTGAATCCCTTGATCCTCTGCGCTTGCCCCTCTTTGGTGAGCGCCTGATTGAAGCCTCAGCGGGCACCGGAAAAACCTTCACCATTGCCGCACTCTACCTGCGGCTCTTGCTGGGGCTGGGCGGCGAGGCCGCTTATCCCCGGCCGGTGAACGTCGAAGAGCTGCTGGTGGTGACCTTTACCGAAGCGGCAACCGAAGAGTTGCGCGGACGTATTCGCAGCAACATTCATGAACTGCGCGTCGCCTGCCTGCGTAACGCCACTGACAATCCTCTCTACGCCAGCCTGCTGGCTGAAATCGACGACCTCCAGCAGGCGGCGAGCGTTCTGCTATTGGCTGAGCGCCAGATGGACGATGCCGCCGTCTTTACCATTCACGGTTTCTGCCAGCGTATGCTTAGCCTTAACGCTTTTGAGTCGGGTATGCTGTTTGAACAGCAGCTGATTGAAGACGAATCCCAACTGCGTTACCAGGCCTGCGCCGACTTCTGGCGACGTCATTGCTACCCGCTAGATCGCGAGATTGCACAGGTGATCGTCGAGTCCTGGAAAGGGCCGCAGGATCTGCTGAAGTCGATCGACCGCTATCTGCAAGGTGAAGCCCCACAGCTAAAAATGCCGATAAGCAATACGGAAACGCTGGAGTCACGCCATCAGCAGATCCTCACGCAAATTAGCGAGATCAAACAACGCTGGTTGACGCACGTTGCTGAGCTGGATGCGCTGCTGGAAAATTCCGCTATCGATCGTCGCAAGTTTAACCGGGGCAACCAAGGAAAATGGATCGACAAGATCACTGCATGGGCACAAGAAGAGAGCAAAAACTATCAGCTTCCCGATGCGCTGGAAAAGTTCAGCCAGTCGTTCCTTGCCTCGCGCACCAAAGCGGGCGGTGAAGTCCCCACGCACCCCCTCTTTAGCGCAATCGAACATCTGCTGGCCTCGCCGCTGACCTTAAACGATCTGGTGATCGCCCAGGCGATGACCGAGATCCGTGAAGCTGTAGCCCAGGAGAAACGTCGTCGCGGTGAATTGGGCTTTGACGATATGCTCAGCCGTCTTGATGAAGCGTTGCATGGTGACAGCGGTGATGCGCTGGCCGCCGCTATTCGTCAGCGTTTTCCGGTGGCGATGATCGATGAATTCCAGGATACCGACCCGCAGCAATATCGTATTTTCCGCCGTATCTGGCGGCAGCAGCCGGAGACCGCGTTGCTGCTAATTGGTGACCCTAAACAGGCGATTTATGCCTTCCGCGGCGCCGATATCTTTACCTATATGCGCGCACGTGGCGATGTGGCCGCGCATTACACCCTCGACACCAACTGGCGTTCTGCGCCGGGGATGGTTGAGAGCGTCAACCGCCTGTTCGGGCTGGTTGATAATCCCTTTATGTTCCGCGACATTCCGTTCCTGCCGGTTAAATCAGCGAGCAAAAATGCCTCGTTGCGCTTTGAGGTTGACGGCGAAAACCAACCGGCGATGAACCTGTGGCTGATGCCTGGAGAAGGCATCAGCGCAGGCGATTACCAGAACTTTATGGCGGGGCAGTGCGCGGCACAAATTCGCGACTGGCTGACCGGCGGTCAGCGTGGTACGGCGTTACTGTGGCGTGGCGACAAGGCCCAGCCGGTACAGGCTTCCGATATCACCGTGCTGGTGCGTAACCGCCAGGAGGCGTCGCTGATTCGTGACGCACTGAACGCGCTGGCGATTCCCTCGGTCTATCTCTCTAACCGCGATAGCGTGTTTGAAACCCCGGAAGCACAGGAGTTACTGTGGGTACTGCAAGCGGTGTTGACGCCGGAGCGCGAAAACGCCCTACGCAGCGCGCTGGCAACGGCGATGTTTGGCCTTAACGCCCGGGATATTGAGCAACTAAACCAGGATGAAAATGCCTGGGATGCGCTGGTGGAAGAGTTCACGGAATACCGCAATACCTGGCTGCGTCGCGGCGTGATGCCGATGCTCCGCGCGCTAATGAGCGCCCGATCGATTGCCGAAAACCTGCTGGCGACTCACGGCGGAGAAAGACGTTTAACCGACATCCTGCACCTGAGCGAACTGCTGCAAGAGGCCGCCACCCAGCTTGAAAGTGAACACGCGCTGGTGCGCTGGCTCAATCAGCAGGTTGCCGAGCCGGATACCAATGCCTCCAGCCAGCAGATGCGTCTGGAGAGCGATAAACACCTGGTGCAGATTGTCACCATTCACAAATCAAAAGGGCTGGAATATCCGCTGGTCTGGCTACCGTTTATCGCCCGTTTCCGTAAGCAGAATCAGGCGTTCTACCACGACCGCAACTCCTTTGCGGCGGTACTCGATCTTAACGAAAGCGACGAAAGCCTTGAGCTGGCCGAAGCTGAGCGACTGGCAGAAGACCTGCGTCTGCTGTACGTCGCGTTAACCCGCGCCGTCTGGCACTGTAGCTTAGGCATTGCGCCACTCACCGCGCGACGCAGCGACAAACCAACCGATACTGAATTACACCACAGTGCGCCGGGGCGGTTGCTGCAAAAAGGCGAGGTGCTGGATGCCGCGGGCCTTGAAGCTTGCCTACGCGCGTTGTGCGACGAACATATTGCGCTCACGCTCGCCACGCCGCCGGATGATACCCGCTGGCAGCCAACGCAGGCCGCCATGCCAGAACTGGCGGCGCGACAGGTATTGCGACGCGTACTCGATGACTGGCGAGTCACCAGTTATTCCGGCTTGCAGCAGCGCGGGCACAGCGTGGCACAGGACCTGCTGCCGCGTCTGGATATCGACGCGGTCGGCACGGGCGAAACGCTGCCTGAACTGGAACTGACGCCGCACAACTTCCCGCGCGGCGCATCACCAGGGACGTTCCTGCATAGCCTGTTTGAAGACCTCGACTTCACGCAGCCCATTTCACCTGAATGGATGCAAGAACAGTTGCAAAACAATGGCTTTGGCGAACACTGGGAGCCAGTGCTGACTGCCTGGATATCGCAGGTACTGGAAGCACCGCTGGCGGATACCGGTATTGCCCTAAACCAACTGAGTGCGCGGGAAAAACAGGTCGAGATGGAGTTTTATCTGCCGATTGAAACGACGCTGGACGCCCGTGCGTTGGACGCGCTCACCCGCCGCTACGACCCGCTCTCCGCAGGCTGCCCGGAACTCGATTTCCGTCAGGTGCGCGGTATGCTCAAAGGTTTTATTGACCTCGTGTTCCGCCACGACGGGCGATACTACCTGCTGGACTACAAATCCAACCATTTAGGGGATAGCGGCGAAGCCTATACCCAGCAGGCGATGGCGCAAGCGATGCAGTCGCACCGCTATGACCTGCAATATCAGCTTTATAGCCTGGCGCTGCACCGCTATTTGCGTCATCGCCTTGCCGATTATGACTACGAGCGTCACTTTGGCGGCGTGATTTACCTGTTCCTGCGCGGCGTCGACGGCGACGCGGGGCAGCAGGGGATATTTACGACTCGGCCCGATCGCGAACTGATTACGGCAATGGACGCGCTGTTTGCTGGCGTTGAACAGGAGATGGATGCATGA
- the recD gene encoding exodeoxyribonuclease V subunit alpha: MTLEQRLLEAVELKLLRPLDVQFALMVAQDEHPAVMLAAVMLSRDTGEGHVCLPLSHLTPAMQPKGRARELWQQLFADAGEPEDWSALLLASQAVSVGERPSPLILSRERLYLNRMWRNELTVARFFSDTQAPFAVDEPQLAATLNALFPLSDTVDWQKVAAAVALTRRISVISGGPGTGKTTTVAKLLAALVQMSGTQKCRIRLAAPTGKAAARLTESLGAALRKLNLSDEQKAMLPSDASTLHRLLGAQPGSQKMRYHADNPLHLDVLVVDEASMIDLPMMARLIDALPPHGRVIFLGDRDQLASVEAGAVLGDICSWVNHGYTAERALELSRLVGADVPAGEGHAASALRDSLCLLRTSYRFGSDSGIGQLAGAVNRGDKKTVSEVFTRGFSDIELKALRTTDDYAAMLDDARAGYGHYLQSLRDRADPALVLAAFGEYQILCALREGPWGVSGLNTQFELLLTRHRQIVPQRHSRWYEGRPVMITRNDSALGLFNGDIGIALDRGQGTRVWFPMPDGTIKSVQPSRLPEHDTAWAMTVHKSQGSEFTNAALVLPTQIVPVVSRELVYTAITRAKARLSMYADENLLVQAIATRTERRSGLAAIFAEMT, from the coding sequence ATGACGCTGGAACAACGCTTATTAGAAGCTGTAGAACTCAAGCTGCTGCGCCCGCTGGACGTGCAGTTTGCGCTGATGGTGGCGCAGGATGAACATCCGGCGGTGATGCTGGCGGCAGTGATGCTCAGTCGTGATACCGGCGAAGGGCACGTCTGTTTGCCGCTCTCCCATCTAACGCCCGCGATGCAGCCAAAGGGGCGCGCACGGGAACTGTGGCAGCAGCTCTTTGCCGACGCGGGCGAACCTGAAGACTGGTCAGCATTGTTACTTGCCTCGCAAGCGGTGAGTGTGGGTGAGCGTCCATCGCCGCTGATTTTGAGCCGTGAGCGTCTTTATTTGAACCGCATGTGGCGCAACGAACTCACCGTGGCACGCTTCTTTAGCGACACCCAGGCGCCGTTTGCCGTTGACGAGCCACAGCTTGCCGCCACGCTGAACGCGCTGTTTCCGCTCAGTGACACGGTAGACTGGCAGAAGGTCGCAGCCGCCGTGGCGCTGACGCGGCGTATTTCGGTGATTTCCGGCGGCCCCGGCACCGGGAAAACCACCACCGTCGCCAAACTGCTGGCGGCGCTGGTCCAGATGTCCGGCACACAAAAGTGCCGTATTCGTTTAGCCGCACCGACCGGGAAGGCCGCCGCGCGATTAACCGAATCGCTAGGTGCTGCGCTGCGTAAGCTCAACCTGAGTGACGAACAAAAAGCGATGCTGCCGAGCGATGCCAGCACGCTGCACCGCCTGTTGGGCGCACAGCCCGGCAGCCAGAAAATGCGCTATCACGCCGATAATCCGCTGCACCTTGACGTGCTGGTGGTCGATGAAGCCTCAATGATTGACCTGCCGATGATGGCACGGTTGATTGATGCGCTGCCGCCGCATGGGCGGGTGATTTTCCTCGGCGACCGCGATCAATTAGCCTCCGTTGAGGCCGGTGCCGTGCTCGGTGATATTTGTAGCTGGGTTAACCACGGCTATACCGCGGAACGCGCGCTTGAGCTTAGTCGCCTCGTCGGTGCTGACGTGCCTGCCGGTGAAGGACATGCGGCAAGCGCGCTGCGCGACAGCCTGTGCCTGCTGCGCACCAGCTACCGTTTTGGCAGCGACTCGGGCATCGGGCAACTGGCCGGTGCAGTGAACCGGGGTGATAAAAAAACGGTGAGTGAGGTCTTCACGCGTGGGTTTAGCGATATTGAACTCAAGGCGCTACGTACCACGGACGATTACGCCGCGATGCTTGACGATGCGCGCGCGGGCTACGGTCATTATCTCCAGTCGTTGCGTGACCGAGCCGACCCCGCGCTTGTGCTGGCGGCGTTTGGCGAATATCAAATCCTCTGCGCGCTGCGGGAAGGGCCGTGGGGAGTTAGTGGGTTGAATACGCAGTTTGAACTGCTGCTGACGCGCCATCGGCAGATTGTCCCTCAGCGCCATTCTCGCTGGTATGAAGGGCGTCCGGTGATGATCACTCGTAATGACAGCGCGCTGGGGCTGTTTAACGGCGATATTGGCATTGCGCTAGACCGAGGGCAGGGGACGCGTGTCTGGTTCCCGATGCCGGATGGCACGATTAAATCGGTGCAGCCAAGCCGCTTGCCTGAGCACGACACCGCCTGGGCGATGACGGTGCATAAATCGCAGGGTTCAGAATTCACCAATGCAGCGCTGGTGCTGCCGACGCAGATTGTGCCAGTGGTGAGCCGTGAGCTGGTGTACACGGCGATTACCCGTGCGAAAGCGCGATTGTCGATGTATGCCGATGAGAATCTGCTAGTGCAGGCGATTGCCACGCGTACCGAGCGGCGTAGTGGGCTGGCGGCGATTTTTGCGGAGATGACGTAA
- the argA gene encoding amino-acid N-acetyltransferase, with protein sequence MVKERRTELVEGFRHSVPYINAHRGKTFVIMLGGEAIEHENFSSIVSDIGLLHSLGIRLVLVYGARPQIDANLAEHNHEPTYHKHIRVTDSKTLELVKQAAGLLQLDITARLSMSLNNTPLQGAHINVVSGNFIIAQPLGVDDGIDYCHSGRIRRIDEEAIHRQLDNDAIVLMGPVAVSVTGESFNLTSEEVATQLAIKLKAEKMIGFCSSQGVYNEAGDIVPELFPNEAQARIEELEQEGDYLSGTARFLRGAVKACRSGVRRSHLISYQEDGALLQELFSRDGIGTQIVMESAEQIRRATINDIGGILDLIAPLEQQGILVRRSREQLEMEIDKFTIIQRDNTTIACAALYPFPEEKIGEMACVAVHPDYRSSSRGEVLLERIATQAKQMGLNHLFVLTTRSIHWFQERGFKPVDVELLPESKKLLYNYQRRSKVLMTDLV encoded by the coding sequence GTGGTGAAGGAACGTAGAACCGAACTGGTAGAGGGGTTTCGTCATTCTGTCCCCTATATTAACGCCCACCGGGGGAAGACGTTTGTCATTATGCTCGGCGGTGAAGCCATTGAGCATGAAAACTTTTCCAGCATTGTCAGCGACATTGGCCTGCTCCACAGTCTAGGCATTCGCCTGGTACTGGTCTATGGCGCGCGCCCGCAAATCGACGCGAATCTGGCCGAGCACAACCATGAGCCAACCTACCATAAACATATTCGCGTAACGGATTCCAAAACGCTTGAACTGGTGAAACAGGCCGCCGGTCTGTTGCAGCTGGATATTACCGCGCGGCTGTCGATGAGCCTCAACAATACCCCGTTACAGGGCGCGCACATCAACGTGGTGAGCGGTAACTTTATTATCGCCCAGCCGCTGGGTGTGGATGACGGCATTGACTACTGCCACAGCGGACGTATTCGCCGCATTGATGAAGAAGCGATTCATCGTCAGCTCGACAACGACGCGATTGTGCTGATGGGGCCGGTCGCCGTTTCAGTGACCGGTGAGAGCTTTAATCTGACTTCCGAGGAAGTCGCTACCCAGTTGGCGATTAAGCTCAAAGCTGAAAAGATGATCGGCTTTTGTTCATCGCAAGGGGTGTACAACGAGGCGGGCGACATTGTCCCTGAGCTGTTCCCGAACGAAGCGCAGGCGCGTATTGAAGAACTGGAGCAGGAAGGGGATTATCTTTCCGGCACCGCACGGTTCCTGCGCGGCGCGGTGAAAGCCTGCCGTAGCGGCGTGCGCCGCAGCCACTTGATTAGCTATCAGGAGGACGGCGCGCTGTTGCAAGAACTGTTCTCCCGCGACGGTATTGGTACGCAGATTGTGATGGAGAGCGCCGAGCAAATTCGCCGCGCCACCATTAACGATATCGGCGGGATTCTGGATCTGATTGCGCCGCTGGAGCAACAGGGGATTCTGGTGCGCCGCTCTCGCGAACAACTGGAAATGGAGATCGACAAGTTCACCATTATTCAGCGCGATAACACCACCATCGCCTGCGCTGCGCTGTATCCGTTCCCGGAAGAGAAGATTGGTGAGATGGCCTGCGTGGCAGTGCATCCGGATTACCGGAGCTCATCGCGCGGGGAAGTCTTGCTAGAGCGTATTGCGACGCAAGCGAAACAGATGGGGTTGAATCATCTGTTTGTGCTGACCACGCGCAGTATTCACTGGTTTCAGGAGCGTGGGTTTAAACCGGTTGATGTGGAGCTGTTGCCGGAGAGTAAGAAGCTTCTCTATAACTATCAGCGCCGGTCTAAGGTGCTGATGACGGACTTAGTGTAA